A single genomic interval of Helianthus annuus cultivar XRQ/B chromosome 6, HanXRQr2.0-SUNRISE, whole genome shotgun sequence harbors:
- the LOC110866589 gene encoding proline-rich receptor-like protein kinase PERK9 has protein sequence MDLVDPEPVMAPEPVVDHDPVLDDAPAIAPLVDDIPIADLPVVVPPLVDDPVVDAPLPDPMPILVDRAPFAAYIDPRYADTHNGWIDDDDDYPPFVLPVTPPVAPVAAPTDIPLFPPHTTDAHRTDLPITFLQDIPPPRPGEGSSRQPPVSVPPVLSSSLPFTSQFPHVAPPTAPSFIPSSEPFIWTTPPIMPLSDPYHPYHIGYTTEDILTSLMMQQDALTRRIQKLERAPRPPCHCQTPFAAPHTPRPLSPDSDVRFLTSEQQIAYLLRVCRALEED, from the coding sequence atggatcTTGTTGACCCCGAGCCCGTCATGGCCCCAGAGCCTGTTGTTGACCATGACCCCGTTCTTGATGATGCACCAGCCATTGCACCTcttgttgatgatatacccatTGCTGATCTTCCCGTTGTTGTTCCACCATTGGtggatgatcctgttgttgatgcACCATTACCTGATCCCATGCCGATATTGGTCGACCGTGCACCTTTCGCCGCATACATAGATCCTCGTTATGCCGACACCCACAACGGGTGgatcgatgacgatgacgattacccaccGTTTGTGCTACCTGTCACTCCTCCAGTAGCACCTGTTGCTGCACCCACTGAtattccattgtttcccccacacACCACAGACGCCCATCGCACTGATCTTCCCATTACGTTCCTCCAGGACATACCACCACCTCGTCCTGGAGAGGGCTCATCGAGGCAGCCGCCTGTTTCTGTTCCACCCGTACTGTCATCATCTTTACCGTTCACATCTCAGTTTCCTCAtgttgcaccacctactgcaccatctttcataccatcgagcgagccatttATATGGACTACGCCACCTATCATGCCATTGTCTGATCCGTACCACCCGTACCATATTGGGTACACTACGGAGGACATACTTACATCCTTGATGATGCAGCAGGATGCATTGACACGTCGTATTCAgaagttggagagagctccacgacCACCTTGCCATTGTCAGACCCCCTTTGCAGCACCACACACTCCTCGTCCGCTTTCCCCTGATTCAGACGTTCGTTTCTtgacatctgagcagcagattgcatattTGCTGCGCGTCTGTCGTGCCTTAGAGGAGGACTAG